In the Streptomyces sp. SJL17-4 genome, GGTGTCCGTCATGTCTTCGCGTCCGGACGGCAGTTCGCGACTTGGCTGACCGTGTCCGGCCGGCAGTTCCGGTCGCTGTACGGGACGGCTTCCGGCGGCGGGGAGGCCGCGCCGCCGATGCCCGGTGTCGCGGTCGCGCTGGTCACCAACACCAAGGACCCGCTCTCGCTCGGCCGGGTCAGGCTGCGGTTCCCGTGGCTGTCGGCGACGTACGAGAGCGGCTGGTGCCGGGTCGCCCAGCTCGGCGGGCGCGGGGGCGGCGGCCTCATGCTGCCCGAGGTGGACGACGAGGTGCTGTGCGCCTTCGACCGGGGTTCCCTTGAACACCCGTACGTCCTGGCGGGGTTGTACAACGGCGTCGACAAGCACACCCCGGCGACCGACCGGGTGCCGCCCGTCGACCCGACGAGCGGGCGCGTCCAGTGGCGTGCCCTGACGTCCCGTACCGGTCACACCGTGGAGCTGCGCGAGGAGGGCGGCCGGACGCGTGCCTCGCACGGCATCCGGCTGCGGACCGCGAAGGGCGGACTGAGCGTCGAGCTGAACGAGGCGCGCACCACCCTGACGATCGCCAGCGACGGGACGGTCACCATTTCGGGGGCCCGGGGGGTCACGGTCGAGTCGGGGGCGGATCTCACGCTCTCGGCGACGGGGCGAATCACGCTCGACGCGGGGCTCGGCGTGAACATCAAGGCCGGGACGAAGTTCAAGGTCTCGGCTCTCACCGAGGCCGTGGTCAACGCGCCGGCCCTCATCACGATGACCCCGCCGTTGCCCAACCCGCTCAAGGCGAGCCTGCCGTTCTGACGGCGCTCCCGCCGTCCCGTCCCGTGGAATCCAGAGGAGGATCTTCCCTTGAGTGAGCACTTCGTCGGTGCGGGCTGGGCCTTCCCGCTGCGGACCGGCCCGAGCGGTTCCATCGCGCTCGTCCGGCGCGACCGGGAGATCGAGGAGTCGATGCGGCTCGTCCTCGCCACCGCGCCGGGCGAGCGGCCCATGCGGCCCGAATTCGGTTGCGCGGTACATGAGTTGGTGTTCGCTCCGGTCAACGACTCGACGATGGGCCGGGTCCGCTACGAGGTGATGTCCTCGCTCGACCGCTGGGAGCCGCGCATCGACGTGGAGGAGGTCACGGTCTCCCCCGCGCCAGGGGAGCCGACCACCCTCTTCATCGACATCCGGTACCGGGTGCGCGGCGCCAACAACCCGCGCAACCTCGTCTTCCCCTTCTACGTCATCCCCTCCGAGGACTGAAAGAGCCACCATGGCCCTGCCCGCACCCCATCTCGACGACCGTCGCTTCCAGCAGTTCGTCGACGACGCCAAGCGCTACATCCAGCAGGCGTGCCCCGAGTGGACCGACCACAACGTCTCGGACCCGGGCGTCACCCTGGTCGAGGCGGTCGCGCACATGGCGGACCAGCTCGTCTACCGCCTCAACCGGGTCCCGGAGAAGAACCATCTGGCGTTCCTGGACCTGCTCGGGGTGACGCTGTTCCCTCCCGCGGCGGCCCGCGCCGACATCACCTTCCGGCTCTCGGCGCCGCAGCCGGAGCCGGTGGTGCTGCCCACGGGCACGGAGGTGTCCACCGGGCGTACGGAGACGGAGGAGGCGGTCGTCTTCGCGACGGCCGCCGATCTGACCGTCGTGCCCTGCTCGTTGACGCACCTC is a window encoding:
- a CDS encoding GPW/gp25 family protein; this encodes MSEHFVGAGWAFPLRTGPSGSIALVRRDREIEESMRLVLATAPGERPMRPEFGCAVHELVFAPVNDSTMGRVRYEVMSSLDRWEPRIDVEEVTVSPAPGEPTTLFIDIRYRVRGANNPRNLVFPFYVIPSED